One Nitrospira sp. DNA window includes the following coding sequences:
- a CDS encoding TldE/PmbA family protein, Actinobacterial subgroup: MTSPITPSWPKLTSREEFGFLTDLVMSHSTGDHTFLSLRDSHGGTTRFANNQVIQNVNQRRGTLAITVAFGRQHGTATTTDFTAGAVRETLKQAERLARISPEDPEYLPPVGAQSYLLLPTARLETSAAGPARRLDYAREAIGQCKMENLNAAGTVSSTVAIVGVAADTGLSAYEERTEARFSLTVQAGEATGWSAAAHRSIDRLHVQERTLAAINKAKRGADEPQELPPGRYTVILEPAAVAGLLSWMVWMLDAKSFYKGTSPFSGKLGTRILDRRLSLVNQPDHADLLGHGFTNEGLPVIGSGWIEAGVLRQLLHDRYTAQEHHIDPLTTLESPCLSGERPLGTRVDDLIRTTQRGILVTNFWYIRPVNPSDLTLTGMTRDGTFLIENGEVTSAIRNFRFHDSPLRAFNQVDAYTTPAEAVTSETGKALVPAMRLHDFNFSSVTRF, encoded by the coding sequence ATGACTTCACCGATCACCCCATCGTGGCCCAAGTTGACGAGTCGCGAGGAATTCGGTTTCCTGACCGATCTCGTGATGAGTCATTCCACCGGCGACCACACCTTCCTGTCGTTGCGCGACAGCCATGGCGGCACGACGCGCTTTGCGAACAATCAAGTGATTCAGAACGTGAACCAGCGGCGCGGGACCCTGGCGATCACCGTGGCCTTCGGGCGGCAGCATGGGACCGCCACCACGACCGACTTCACCGCCGGGGCGGTGCGTGAAACTCTCAAGCAGGCCGAGCGTCTCGCCCGCATCTCACCGGAAGATCCTGAATACCTCCCGCCCGTCGGAGCCCAATCGTATCTGCTGCTGCCGACCGCCCGTCTCGAAACAAGCGCCGCCGGTCCCGCGCGGAGACTCGACTATGCCCGTGAAGCGATCGGGCAATGCAAGATGGAAAATTTGAATGCCGCCGGAACGGTCTCTTCCACTGTCGCGATCGTAGGGGTGGCGGCAGACACCGGCCTCTCGGCTTACGAGGAACGGACCGAGGCGCGGTTCAGCCTGACGGTACAGGCCGGCGAGGCCACCGGCTGGTCGGCGGCAGCCCATCGATCCATCGATCGCCTGCATGTCCAGGAACGCACCCTGGCCGCCATCAACAAGGCGAAGCGCGGCGCGGACGAACCTCAAGAATTACCGCCCGGCCGGTATACGGTCATCCTGGAGCCGGCGGCAGTCGCAGGCCTCCTGAGTTGGATGGTCTGGATGTTGGATGCGAAATCGTTCTACAAGGGGACGAGCCCCTTCAGTGGGAAGCTGGGTACGCGGATTCTCGACCGGCGGCTGTCCCTGGTCAATCAACCGGACCATGCGGACCTCTTGGGACATGGCTTTACGAACGAGGGACTTCCCGTGATCGGGTCCGGCTGGATCGAGGCAGGGGTCCTACGGCAGCTCCTGCATGATCGGTATACAGCACAGGAACACCATATCGACCCGTTGACGACATTGGAGTCTCCCTGTTTGTCGGGGGAACGCCCGCTCGGCACAAGGGTGGACGATCTCATCCGCACGACACAGCGGGGTATCCTGGTGACGAATTTCTGGTACATCCGCCCCGTCAACCCATCCGATTTGACCTTGACCGGGATGACCAGGGACGGCACCTTTCTGATCGAAAACGGCGAGGTCACGTCGGCCATCCGGAACTTCCGGTTTCACGACAGTCCCTTGCGCGCCTTCAACCAGGTGGATGCCTACACCACGCCGGCGGAAGCGGTGACGTCGGAGACCGGCAAGGCCCTGGTGCCGGCCATGCGGCTCCACGATTTCAACTTTTCGAGCGTGACCAGATTCTAA
- a CDS encoding TPR repeat protein: MVNGRSVKALIHAVTAAGLSLSVSVGPVRAEATLFDNLGTWHHAITTKSEPAQRFFDQGLRLVYAFNHEEAIVSFTEASRLDPDAPMPYWGLALSLGPNINAAMDQKIEPRAVEAVRQATMRLAQATPKEQAYVEALATRYSLKKAVSRKAKDQAYANAMRRLAEDYPDDADAATLSAEALMVLRPWDYWRADGLPQPGTEQIVTSLETALQRNPDHPGACHYYIHAVEASRDPQRGLDCAKRLPSLMPGAGHLVHMPAHIYMRVGLYREASERNATAATVDQEYLARHPLDGNYASGYYAHNLHFLNASLMMEGRSAEALQVGRDLLTRVSAEELAKEPSLEFYAPTLLLTMARFGHWNDLIRQPPPPKGLRLTTGLWHYVRGLAFAATTRFGSAEGELANLRRALKPFARAKTTEAKTSRAVLKVAERVLVGELAARRGQYEAGIQALREAMQLEASLPYSEPPFWVQPVRHNLGAVLLLAGRAEEAESVYREDLRLNPENGWALQGLVLSLRAQKKDAAAAQEETRFRTAWARADVTLTGSRF; this comes from the coding sequence ATGGTGAATGGGAGATCTGTAAAGGCGCTGATTCACGCCGTGACGGCCGCTGGGTTGTCGCTGTCCGTTTCCGTCGGACCGGTTCGGGCGGAGGCGACGCTTTTCGACAACCTCGGCACGTGGCATCACGCGATCACCACCAAATCAGAACCGGCGCAAAGGTTTTTCGATCAAGGGCTCAGGTTGGTCTATGCCTTCAACCATGAGGAGGCGATCGTATCATTCACCGAGGCGTCCCGCCTCGATCCCGATGCTCCCATGCCCTACTGGGGCCTGGCCTTGAGTTTGGGGCCGAATATCAACGCGGCGATGGACCAAAAGATAGAGCCTCGCGCCGTTGAAGCCGTCCGCCAGGCCACGATGCGTCTGGCGCAGGCGACGCCCAAGGAGCAGGCCTATGTGGAGGCACTGGCTACCAGATATTCGCTCAAGAAGGCCGTGAGCAGGAAGGCGAAGGATCAAGCCTACGCCAATGCGATGCGCCGGCTGGCCGAGGACTATCCCGATGACGCGGATGCTGCGACCCTCTCGGCGGAGGCACTGATGGTGCTTCGGCCCTGGGACTATTGGCGCGCGGATGGCCTGCCTCAGCCTGGGACGGAGCAGATCGTGACATCGTTGGAAACGGCGCTGCAGCGAAACCCTGATCACCCGGGGGCTTGCCATTACTATATCCACGCGGTCGAGGCTTCGCGCGATCCCCAACGGGGGCTCGACTGCGCGAAGCGGCTGCCGTCCCTGATGCCGGGCGCCGGGCATCTCGTACACATGCCGGCTCATATCTATATGCGTGTAGGTCTCTATCGGGAAGCGTCGGAACGCAATGCCACGGCGGCGACGGTGGACCAGGAGTATCTGGCCCGCCATCCTTTGGATGGCAACTATGCGTCGGGCTACTATGCCCACAACCTGCATTTTCTGAATGCCTCGTTGATGATGGAAGGCCGGAGCGCAGAGGCATTGCAAGTCGGGCGGGATCTCCTGACGAGGGTTTCGGCCGAGGAGCTGGCCAAGGAGCCGTCGCTGGAGTTCTATGCTCCGACTCTATTGTTGACCATGGCTCGGTTCGGTCATTGGAACGACCTGATCCGCCAACCACCGCCTCCCAAAGGGCTGCGGCTCACCACCGGCCTGTGGCATTACGTCAGGGGACTCGCCTTTGCCGCCACGACGCGGTTCGGGAGCGCCGAGGGTGAATTGGCCAATCTCAGAAGGGCCTTGAAGCCCTTTGCCAGGGCGAAGACGACGGAAGCCAAAACGAGTCGCGCGGTCTTGAAGGTCGCGGAGCGGGTGTTGGTCGGGGAGTTGGCGGCGCGACGGGGGCAGTACGAGGCCGGTATCCAGGCCTTGCGCGAGGCGATGCAACTTGAGGCCTCATTGCCGTACAGCGAGCCGCCGTTCTGGGTTCAACCGGTTCGCCACAATCTTGGGGCGGTCCTGTTGCTGGCGGGTCGTGCGGAGGAGGCCGAATCGGTCTATCGTGAAGATCTGCGCCTCAATCCCGAAAACGGCTGGGCCCTGCAAGGACTCGTCCTGAGTCTGCGGGCACAGAAGAAGGATGCAGCAGCGGCGCAGGAAGAAACCCGGTTCCGTACCGCCTGGGCACGGGCGGATGTCACTTTGACGGGGTCTCGATTCTAA
- a CDS encoding SAM-dependent methyltransferase yields MLLNEGRDMLKTDYVFHAAEEPRELARLQMLERIFDPGTQRRLLSAGLTTGWHCLEVGAGAGSIVRWLEQRVGPSGKVVALDTDPRFLRGSGSSTIEIQQGDICDVDLPPAAFDLVHARYVLIHIADYQAAFARMLRCVKPGGWVVIEEPDFEAARAVAGPDGARAAFGRVTAAIERMFTSLGMDHALGAKLPALFKCHHLSHLTVEHEGHLSAGGGPIAELMKLSAEQLRSKYVATGLVTGGDIDDYCRLADDTDAWSIYYATVAVTGWWQPQCAGERKE; encoded by the coding sequence ATGCTGCTCAATGAAGGAAGGGACATGCTGAAGACGGATTACGTATTCCATGCAGCCGAGGAGCCGCGCGAGCTGGCGCGGTTGCAGATGCTGGAGCGGATTTTCGATCCCGGCACCCAGCGCCGGCTGCTGTCGGCCGGCCTGACGACCGGGTGGCATTGCTTGGAAGTGGGGGCGGGGGCCGGGTCCATCGTTCGGTGGCTGGAACAGCGGGTCGGTCCCTCGGGCAAGGTGGTCGCACTCGATACCGATCCGCGTTTCTTGCGGGGCAGCGGCAGTTCGACCATCGAGATTCAGCAGGGAGATATCTGTGACGTGGACCTCCCGCCGGCCGCCTTCGACCTGGTCCATGCGCGGTACGTCCTGATTCATATCGCGGACTATCAGGCGGCGTTTGCGCGCATGTTGCGTTGTGTCAAACCAGGCGGCTGGGTCGTCATCGAGGAGCCGGATTTCGAAGCGGCGCGGGCGGTGGCTGGTCCGGATGGGGCTCGGGCCGCGTTCGGACGCGTCACCGCCGCCATCGAACGGATGTTTACGTCCCTCGGAATGGACCATGCCCTGGGAGCGAAGTTGCCCGCCTTGTTCAAGTGCCATCACTTGAGCCACTTGACGGTGGAACATGAGGGCCATCTGTCGGCGGGGGGCGGGCCGATCGCAGAGTTGATGAAGCTGTCCGCCGAGCAACTGCGGAGCAAGTATGTCGCGACGGGACTGGTCACGGGCGGCGACATCGACGACTATTGCCGGCTGGCCGATGATACGGACGCTTGGTCCATTTATTACGCGACCGTGGCGGTGACGGGCTGGTGGCAGCCGCAATGTGCGGGAGAACGTAAGGAATAG